The genomic DNA ttttagggtggcagcctccctccagtttcgctcggtcgttacctttcgagggccgccgggatctgctggacggcctgggcttGGACCTCGTGATCGTAGCACCTCGTTGCGGCTACCGAGCCACAGCGGTATCGTTCTCATCGTTGCAGCTTggtgcggattcttagcacaatcccaaaggatgtgagctgcagtggctctttccttttggCACACACAATACAGGTCACTCACATAAACACTCGGGTACatgtgcctcatcagcaccggggggAATAAAGATCCCGTTGGAAGTTGTCGGTATAACAGCgcttccttacgggtcaagcccgtaAGAAAGCCCGCATGAGGTGGAGGCATAGTCCTTCTCTCTAGTCTGTAGCACTTCCCAATTTTGTTGTAGGAGGTCAttctgtccttggtttcccaccaccacgaacagcatgcgcgttatcagcatgatagcattgcctgtcggcaatgctatcatgatgataacgcgcgtgccgttcgttactggaaactaccgggctcgcagcgttaaagaaagggaacGCATCAAGGCacatggcgattattgttgtgtggcagaaggggcattccaaagggtgtaaactgtccTTAGAGTGTGGACTGAGGACGGCGCCAGCCTGGGGGCGaccaatgtcgtctgctctttaaataacgttgtttttttttttctctctctcgttcactGAATACCGACTCGCCCAAAGATACACACGTTTGAGGttatcgtcgttgtcgtcatcgtcgtcatcatcgtcacgaGTGTTCTGTAGTGGGCAAGTGGCCATTATTTTTGGAGCAAGCAAGCGACAGCGGCCCCTGCCATTCCCGGGGCGCATGGCCGCTCTTGGCCTGTCCCGGAGTCGCGAGGGAGACGGGGTGGAGGAGACCATGGCTGTTCCGATCTCCGAGAAGGACGAGCATGAGTCGGACGATGCCGGCGGGGGCTGGATACTCCTCGAGGACGTCGCCGAGGTCGCGGGCGAAGCTGCGCTGCAGAGAAGGCGCAGGGGCGATGAGGCGGatgacgtcagcaccggagacCGGAAGCAGCAGCGCCCCGGTGCGCCCGAAGAGCGGCACACGTTTGACGTCATCGTGCGCGGCGGAGGCCGCGACCTCTCGCGGAACAAGCTCGGCCCGGAGAACGACTTGTGGGTGGTCGACCTGGACCTCGCCGTCTGCGTCCCTATGGTTGTTGTTGCAGTTGTCGCTGCGGCCTACATCATGAGCGTGAGTATAGACGCGTGCGGAAAGCCTACGTTAAAAGGCCAACTGCAAGGAAATTTCACTTcggctaaattggttataaatggGTAAACGGCACTATATATATTCAAACATACTTGGCAAACCTGTAGGGTTAGTAATTGTATAATTTTATTACCCGCCCAGGTAGGCTGTCGGCTATGAGGTCCGGGATTCGACGAAATGTTTTGCGAATCCTTAGAAGCCTAACATTGTACGACTGAAAGCAATTTTGTGTTGTATCTCGTTTTGAACTACCACTTCCCTCTAGATTGTGGTATGGCCGcaaggtaaaataaataaataaataaataaataaataaataaataaataaataaataaataaataaataaattagcaaCACTAATTTAGTTTAGCCCGCACTAATCCCCTAACTTCTGTGTGCTTACGTTAGGAAATCATGGCCAGGATAATGTAATCTTTAGAATACTGTAGACAACTTGCATTGAAGCTTTCTGTACACTCGACAGCAGCGCCAGAACACACAGACTAGGAAGTGGTAGAAGCGGAACTGGCGCGTGATAAACGTTCACTGTTACATTTCCGATCGTTTATAACAAGGCAAGAGTGAGCGAGTCCTTGAAAACGTCCGAGTGTGTATGCTTCCTATCGAGATTAGAAACCAGAGTTTCCCGAGATTTAGCTCGGCCATAGTATTTCCTACGAAAAATTACTGGGGAAAACTGTGGGTGCTCCAAGCAGGGCGGTTCAGCGAGCATGGGAATGACTTTTCCGGCCATTTTGAAATTCCGTCATATTGTCGAATTCACCATCTTCCCAGCTCTGATTGGCCCTGAGGGCAGccacggcctctctgattggctcaaagtgCTGCAATTGTGAAATTAGACAACATTGCTAAATTTGATCATGTTCAGAATTTTACTTACACGATTggtacgtggatttgcctaaatttgGTCCTTTACTTGGCGCTGTTACTTTGCCACTTAATGATCTTCAGCAACATTTCGCGCTATACATACCACAATTTGCAATGTTTACGCACGTGTGCAGATACTATAATGTGCTCACGGCGTCTAAATCCTTTGACTGCTTCGAAATTTAGAACGATAAACCGTAGTAAACAAGGCCACAAGAAATTCTTAAGATACAAGAATGAAGATTAGACAAATTTATGTATTGACCATTATTTTCATGGGGGCTGAACAATGGCGGCTCCAGGGTCCCCCGTAGTAATTTTTCTAGGGGACTCTATGAGCTTGGCAAAGCTCGGTGCGTAACATTCATACGGACGATGAGCTTTGCTGCTGTTTAACGTTGCCTCGTTTTCTTTGCTTCCCTAGCGGCCAAAGCCGGGCAATGCTGGGGTGTAGAGAGATTTCATACGGACGCCCACCGTATGGGCGCCCGCATTAAGGATCCCTACAGAGGTTTGAAGCCCCTTAGTGGGGTGAGCGTCGTATAGTAGCCGCGGGCAAGGCGCCTATTCCTTTTTGCCGTTCGCCAGTAGTCTGAACGGCGTTGCAAGGGGACACAACATTCGATCACAAAGGGGCCCTTACACTTCACCGGCCGAGGACACATTTTCACCAGTGCATGTGGAAGTGCTCGTGAGGTTAGCGCTGTGAGCGACAACGCATCTCGACGCATTGGTTTCGCACGGGAAGTCGGTCCTCTTCCGGGCCATGAGTGCCCCGGAGGTGCCGGCTCTGCTCCTGGCCAGGCTGCTGGCCTACGGCTGCGCGTCCAACGCCGTGTCCTGGTCCAAGCCGCACCGCGCCGACCACCACGAGCGCTGCGGGGCGCTGTACTTCAAGTTGTGCCTGCGCGCCTTCGCGTTGCTCGCCTGCTGCGGCGTCGACGTTTTCCTGCT from Dermacentor albipictus isolate Rhodes 1998 colony chromosome 7, USDA_Dalb.pri_finalv2, whole genome shotgun sequence includes the following:
- the LOC135904452 gene encoding uncharacterized protein; this translates as MAALGLSRSREGDGVEETMAVPISEKDEHESDDAGGGWILLEDVAEVAGEAALQRRRRGDEADDVSTGDRKQQRPGAPEERHTFDVIVRGGGRDLSRNKLGPENDLWVVDLDLAVCVPMVVVAVVAAAYIMSSVLFRAMSAPEVPALLLARLLAYGCASNAVSWSKPHRADHHERCGALYFKLCLRAFALLACCGVDVFLLSHGVPELLERFNTTARLLVGVADGDCSTCASSDGGPIPASCSAVPFKKLIADESYVRIFLRLYDVLATPGYNELIEKAQQMGLLNCPKCVVVLYTTFTCTVTIALVLALLVVVLQAKSASAKVTSTWNICWQRHRSRGLVRFCREMPRLLSRCLLD